A genomic segment from Dasypus novemcinctus isolate mDasNov1 chromosome X, mDasNov1.1.hap2, whole genome shotgun sequence encodes:
- the LOC101423010 gene encoding LOW QUALITY PROTEIN: uncharacterized protein (The sequence of the model RefSeq protein was modified relative to this genomic sequence to represent the inferred CDS: inserted 2 bases in 1 codon), with protein sequence GQPHHEGRREQGAVDWRAQLKKVLPPYPGGPKRAGGGARFPSEAFDGRTERLPEFIVQTRSXVFVDENTFSTDALKVTSLITRLTEAALQWVIPYIKKQSPLLNDYRGFLAEMKRVFGWVEEDFWAGTPSGLGRGSWGGAPARVSAADGALAPRPSASHSALHALPSPPAQCPVPEIALQVLAVAAGSGSGARSPRMCNGILSSAQTASQSLVMPRTDHDSAATAACQTTRPAAGCPQNGAGGAITVHHIPATHCHPWRPRTHLGRI encoded by the exons GGGCAGCCCCACCATGAGGGGCGGAGAGAGCAGGGTGCGGTGGACTGGCGGGCGCAGCTGAAGAAGGTCCTCCCACCCTACCCCGGCGGCCCCAAGCGCGCGGGCGGAGGAGCCCGATTCCCTTCCGAGGCGTTTGACGGCAGGACCGAGCGGCTCCCGGAGTTTATCGTCCAGACCCGCTC CGTGTTCGTGGACGAGAACACATTCTCCACCGACGCCCTGAAGGTGACGTCCCTCATCACCCGCCTCACCGAGGCGGCGCTGCAGTGGGTGATCCCCTACATCAAGAAGCAGAGCCCCCTCCTCAATGATTACCGGGGCTTCCTGGCCGAGATGAAGCGCGTGTTCGGCTGGGTGGAGGAAGACTTCTGGGCCGGGACACCCTcgggcctggggcgggggagctggggaggggccccTGCCCGGGTCTCCGCCGCTGATGGGGCACTCGCTCCCCGCCCCTCCGCGAGCCACAGCGCTCTCCATGCCCTCCCGTCCCCTCCTGCGCAGTGTCCTGTTCCTGAGATAGCCCTCCAGGTCCTCGCTGTTGCAGCTGGGTCTGGATCTGGAGCGCGCAGCCCCCGCATGTGCAATGGGATTCTGTCCTCTGCTCAAACTGCAAGCCAGTCCCTTGTGATGCCCCGGACAGACCACGACAGCGCAGCCACTGCGGCCTGTCAGACCACCAGGCCTGCCGCAGGCTGCCCACAGAATGGCGCTGGCGGGGCCATCACCGTGCACCACATCCCAGCGACACACTGCCATCCTTGGCGTCCTAGGACTCACCTAGGACGTATCTGA